One Panicum virgatum strain AP13 chromosome 3N, P.virgatum_v5, whole genome shotgun sequence DNA segment encodes these proteins:
- the LOC120663380 gene encoding uncharacterized protein LOC120663380, with protein sequence MPRSCEGKTGAGEGSSPYEYIILPGGHRFDIPEGEDKQEWIQYFDDASRASREVIARHGDGRPADGINRAAILPCSAHRDGSIYSVTNGWHKRYRISDTNETQLEPMALSNPSDCKPNHETCQIHFSRPMMQIYSIQLGNISTGTGSVQVYGYIAARDTLDMLRNYIFNRSRDDPITLEQGSLIEMIGPKRGIDMFSAVLIEYDMRIKKGEQEADDIQLIDGVSDFDELTTPSRKPFLSRIDGVGGAVDITLAMFHGAVEATIQVDVSQVHGNGFSLLLTSSVSGLEKEIQLFHGTVSQSRGLRRFVVSVVRDTWMHLKFKFGDERGGVIDEVERCASFKAKMHGYDSQQINIVEASILVKVTWST encoded by the exons ATGCCGCGCAGCTGTGAAGGAAAAACAGGAGCCGGCGAGGGGAGTTCACCATACGAGTACATCATCCTTCCTGGTGGCCACCGCTTCGACATCCCCGAAGGAGAGGATAAGCAGGAGTGGATCCAATACTTCGATGACGCTAGTCGAGCCAGCAGAGAGGTGATCGCACGCCACGGCGACGGCCGTCCAGCCGACGGCATCAACCGCGCCGCCATACTGCCCTGCAGCGCCCACCGCGACGGTTCCATATACAGCGTCACCAACGGTTGGCACAAGCGCTACCGCATCTCCGATACCAACGAGA CTCAATTGGAGCCGATGGCACTTTCAAACCCATCCGATTGCAAACCCAATCACGAAACTTGTCAAATCCATTTCTCGCGACCGATGATGCAAATATATTCAATACAATTGGGTAATATTTCTACGGGTACTGGATCAGTGCAAGTATATGGTTATATCGCTGCGCGCGACACTCTAGACATGTTACGCAATTACATATTTAACCGGAGCAGAGATGATCCCATCACGTTGGAGCAG GGTTCTCTTATTGAGATGATTGGTCCCAAGCGAGGTATCGACATGTTTTCTGCCGTGCTTATAGAGTATGACATGAGAATCAAGAAAGGAGAACAAGAAGCAGATGACATTCAGTTAATCGATGGGGTATCGGATTTTGATGAATTAACCACACCATCACGCAAACCATTCTTGAGCCGTATCGATGGTGTCGGTGGTGCAGTTGACATCACATTAGCAATGTTTCACGGTGCCGTTGAGGCAACCATACAAGTGGATGTATCACAAGTTCATGGGAATGGTTTCAGTTTGCTTCTTACTTCTTCTGTTAGCGGACTAGAGAAAGAAATCCAGCTGTTTCATGGCACTGTTAGTCAGTCACGTGGATTAAGAAGGTTTGTGGTTTCTGTGGTAAGAGATACTTGGATGCATTTGAAGTTCAAGTTTGGTGATGAAAGAGGAGGCGTCATTGATGAAGTTGAACGGTGTGCTTCCTTCAAAGCAAAGATGCATGGATATGACAGTCAACAAATAAACATTGTTGAGGCCTCTATCCTGGTTAAAGTGACTTGGTCGACCTAG